From Ananas comosus cultivar F153 linkage group 8, ASM154086v1, whole genome shotgun sequence, one genomic window encodes:
- the LOC109714203 gene encoding carotene epsilon-monooxygenase, chloroplastic isoform X3: MASSTISSSLLSPPLLPPFPIPPSSRPRLRRLPTKTLTPIISSSHGGGGGGGGGGGGGGGGGSWVSPDWLTSLSRALSLSSDDSGIPIANAKLDDVSDLLGGALFLPLFKWMRDYGPVYRLSAGPRNFVVVSDPAVAKHVLRNYGKYAKGLVSEVSEFLFGSGFAIAEGPLWTVRRRAVAPSLHKKYLSVMVDRVFCKCAQRLVEKLEKSAVNGDAVNMEEKFSQLTLDVIGLSLFNYNFDSLTSDSPVIDAVYTALKEAEARSTDILPYWKIDFLCKIVPRQIKAQRAVSIIRKAVEELIVKCKEIVESENEQIEGEEYVNETDPSILRFLLASREEVTSVQLRDDLLSMLVAGHETTGSVLTWTLYLLTALTRVQEEVDNVLQDRLPRYEDVKELKYLMRCINESMRLYPHPPVLIRRAQVADVLPGDYKVNAGQDIMISVYNIHRSPQVWDRAEEFVPERFDLEGPVPNETNTDFRFIPFSGGPRKCVGDQFALLEAIVALAVFLQNMDFELVADQKINMTTGATIHTTDGLFMRLSPRKVRHGHALAFSERNNRISANF, translated from the exons ATGGCGTCGTCCACCATTTCCTCCTCTTTGCTCTCgccccctctcctccctcccttCCCAATTCCGCCATCCTCTCGCCCTCGCCTCCGCCGACTCCCTACAAAAACCCTAACTCCGATCATCTCCTCCtcccacggcggcggcggcggaggaggaggaggaggaggtggaggtggaggtggaggttcGTGGGTGAGCCCCGATTGGCTCACCTCGCTGTCCCGCGCCCTCTCCCTGTCGAGCGACGACTCCGGCATTCCGATCGCCAACGCCAAGCTCGACGACGTCTCCGACCTCCTCGGCGGCGCCCTCTTCCTCCCCCTGTTCAAGTGGATGCGCGACTACGGCCCCGTATACCGCCTCTCGGCGGGGCCCCGCAACTTCGTCGTCGTCAGCGACCCAGCCGTTGCCAAGCACGTGCTCAGGAACTACGGCAAGTACGCCAAGGGGCTCGTCTCCGAGGTCTCCGAGTTCTTGTTCGGCTCCGGATTCGCCATCGCCGAAGGCCCGCTTTGGACG GTGAGACGCAGAGCAGTTGCCCCATCTCTTCATAAGAAATATCTGTCTGTGATGGTTGATAGGGTTTTCTGCAAATGTGCCCAAAGATTAGTGGAAAAACTTGAGAAGTCTGCTGTGAATGGCGATGCAGTAAATATGGAAGAGAAATTTTCTCAGTTAACTTTAGATGTGATTGGTTTGTCTTTATTCAACTACAATTTTGACTCCCTTACATCGGATAGTCCAGTTATTGATGCAGTTTACACTGCACTGAAAGAGGCCGAAGCTCGTTCTACAGATATTTTACCATATTGGAAG ATTGACTTTCTTTGCAAGATTGTACCTAGGCAAATAAAAGCACAGAGAGCAGTAAGCATAATCAGGAAGGCTGTTGAAGAGCTTATTGTAAAGTGCAAAGAGATTGTAGAGTCAGAAAATGAACAGATTGAGGGAGAAGAATATGTAAATGAGACCGATCCTAGCATTCTTCGTTTTCTGCTAGCTAGCCGTGAAGAG GTTACTAGTGTGCAATTGCGAGATGATCTTTTGTCCATGTTGGTTGCTGGTCATGAAACAACTGGCTCTGTATTAACATGGACACTCTATCTTTTAA CAGCTTTAACAAGAGTCCAAGAGGAGGTTGACAATGTGCTCCAAGATAGACTTCCTAGATATGAAGATGTCAAAGAGCTGAAGTACTTAATGCGCTGCATAAATGAATCAATGCGCCTTTACCCACATCCTCCA GTGTTAATAAGGCGAGCTCAGGTTGCTGATGTGCTTCCTGGAGACTATAAGGTCAATGCTGGTCAAGATATAATGATCTCTGTGTACAATATACACCGCTCACCTCAG GTCTGGGATAGAGCAGAAGAATTTGTTCCTGAAAGGTTTGACTTAGAAGGACCAGTTCCAAACGAGACCAACACAGATTTCAG ATTTATTCCTTTCAGTGGAGGACCTCGTAAATGTGTGGGGGACCAGTTTGCTTTGCTAGAAGCAATTGTAGCACTGGCAGTTTTCCTGCAGAATATGGATTTTGAACTGGTCGCTGATCAAAAGATCAACATGACAACTGGGGCTACAATTCATACCACTGAT GGCTTGTTTATGAGATTAAGTCCACGGAAAGTTCGGCATGGGCATGCTTTAGCATTCAG TGAGCGGAATAATAGAATATCTGCCAATTTTTAA
- the LOC109714203 gene encoding carotene epsilon-monooxygenase, chloroplastic isoform X2: MASSTISSSLLSPPLLPPFPIPPSSRPRLRRLPTKTLTPIISSSHGGGGGGGGGGGGGGGGGSWVSPDWLTSLSRALSLSSDDSGIPIANAKLDDVSDLLGGALFLPLFKWMRDYGPVYRLSAGPRNFVVVSDPAVAKHVLRNYGKYAKGLVSEVSEFLFGSGFAIAEGPLWTVRRRAVAPSLHKKYLSVMVDRVFCKCAQRLVEKLEKSAVNGDAVNMEEKFSQLTLDVIGLSLFNYNFDSLTSDSPVIDAVYTALKEAEARSTDILPYWKIDFLCKIVPRQIKAQRAVSIIRKAVEELIVKCKEIVESENEQIEGEEYVNETDPSILRFLLASREEVTSVQLRDDLLSMLVAGHETTGSVLTWTLYLLSKNPAALTRVQEEVDNVLQDRLPRYEDVKELKYLMRCINESMRLYPHPPVLIRRAQVADVLPGDYKVNAGQDIMISVYNIHRSPQVWDRAEEFVPERFDLEGPVPNETNTDFRFIPFSGGPRKCVGDQFALLEAIVALAVFLQNMDFELVADQKINMTTGATIHTTDGLFMRLSPRKVRHGHALAFSHQAIKGSSDN; the protein is encoded by the exons ATGGCGTCGTCCACCATTTCCTCCTCTTTGCTCTCgccccctctcctccctcccttCCCAATTCCGCCATCCTCTCGCCCTCGCCTCCGCCGACTCCCTACAAAAACCCTAACTCCGATCATCTCCTCCtcccacggcggcggcggcggaggaggaggaggaggaggtggaggtggaggtggaggttcGTGGGTGAGCCCCGATTGGCTCACCTCGCTGTCCCGCGCCCTCTCCCTGTCGAGCGACGACTCCGGCATTCCGATCGCCAACGCCAAGCTCGACGACGTCTCCGACCTCCTCGGCGGCGCCCTCTTCCTCCCCCTGTTCAAGTGGATGCGCGACTACGGCCCCGTATACCGCCTCTCGGCGGGGCCCCGCAACTTCGTCGTCGTCAGCGACCCAGCCGTTGCCAAGCACGTGCTCAGGAACTACGGCAAGTACGCCAAGGGGCTCGTCTCCGAGGTCTCCGAGTTCTTGTTCGGCTCCGGATTCGCCATCGCCGAAGGCCCGCTTTGGACG GTGAGACGCAGAGCAGTTGCCCCATCTCTTCATAAGAAATATCTGTCTGTGATGGTTGATAGGGTTTTCTGCAAATGTGCCCAAAGATTAGTGGAAAAACTTGAGAAGTCTGCTGTGAATGGCGATGCAGTAAATATGGAAGAGAAATTTTCTCAGTTAACTTTAGATGTGATTGGTTTGTCTTTATTCAACTACAATTTTGACTCCCTTACATCGGATAGTCCAGTTATTGATGCAGTTTACACTGCACTGAAAGAGGCCGAAGCTCGTTCTACAGATATTTTACCATATTGGAAG ATTGACTTTCTTTGCAAGATTGTACCTAGGCAAATAAAAGCACAGAGAGCAGTAAGCATAATCAGGAAGGCTGTTGAAGAGCTTATTGTAAAGTGCAAAGAGATTGTAGAGTCAGAAAATGAACAGATTGAGGGAGAAGAATATGTAAATGAGACCGATCCTAGCATTCTTCGTTTTCTGCTAGCTAGCCGTGAAGAG GTTACTAGTGTGCAATTGCGAGATGATCTTTTGTCCATGTTGGTTGCTGGTCATGAAACAACTGGCTCTGTATTAACATGGACACTCTATCTTTTAAGTAAG AATCCAGCAGCTTTAACAAGAGTCCAAGAGGAGGTTGACAATGTGCTCCAAGATAGACTTCCTAGATATGAAGATGTCAAAGAGCTGAAGTACTTAATGCGCTGCATAAATGAATCAATGCGCCTTTACCCACATCCTCCA GTGTTAATAAGGCGAGCTCAGGTTGCTGATGTGCTTCCTGGAGACTATAAGGTCAATGCTGGTCAAGATATAATGATCTCTGTGTACAATATACACCGCTCACCTCAG GTCTGGGATAGAGCAGAAGAATTTGTTCCTGAAAGGTTTGACTTAGAAGGACCAGTTCCAAACGAGACCAACACAGATTTCAG ATTTATTCCTTTCAGTGGAGGACCTCGTAAATGTGTGGGGGACCAGTTTGCTTTGCTAGAAGCAATTGTAGCACTGGCAGTTTTCCTGCAGAATATGGATTTTGAACTGGTCGCTGATCAAAAGATCAACATGACAACTGGGGCTACAATTCATACCACTGAT GGCTTGTTTATGAGATTAAGTCCACGGAAAGTTCGGCATGGGCATGCTTTAGCATTCAG CCATCAAGCCATCAAGGGGAGCTCAGATAATTAA
- the LOC109714203 gene encoding carotene epsilon-monooxygenase, chloroplastic isoform X4: MASSTISSSLLSPPLLPPFPIPPSSRPRLRRLPTKTLTPIISSSHGGGGGGGGGGGGGGGGGSWVSPDWLTSLSRALSLSSDDSGIPIANAKLDDVSDLLGGALFLPLFKWMRDYGPVYRLSAGPRNFVVVSDPAVAKHVLRNYGKYAKGLVSEVSEFLFGSGFAIAEGPLWTVRRRAVAPSLHKKYLSVMVDRVFCKCAQRLVEKLEKSAVNGDAVNMEEKFSQLTLDVIGLSLFNYNFDSLTSDSPVIDAVYTALKEAEARSTDILPYWKIDFLCKIVPRQIKAQRAVSIIRKAVEELIVKCKEIVESENEQIEGEEYVNETDPSILRFLLASREEVTSVQLRDDLLSMLVAGHETTGSVLTWTLYLLSKNPAALTRVQEEVDNVLQDRLPRYEDVKELKYLMRCINESMRLYPHPPVLIRRAQVADVLPGDYKVNAGQDIMISVYNIHRSPQVWDRAEEFVPERFDLEGPVPNETNTDFRFIPFSGGPRKCVGDQFALLEAIVALAVFLQNMDFELVADQKINMTTGATIHTTDGLFMRLSPRKVRHGHALAFSESS, from the exons ATGGCGTCGTCCACCATTTCCTCCTCTTTGCTCTCgccccctctcctccctcccttCCCAATTCCGCCATCCTCTCGCCCTCGCCTCCGCCGACTCCCTACAAAAACCCTAACTCCGATCATCTCCTCCtcccacggcggcggcggcggaggaggaggaggaggaggtggaggtggaggtggaggttcGTGGGTGAGCCCCGATTGGCTCACCTCGCTGTCCCGCGCCCTCTCCCTGTCGAGCGACGACTCCGGCATTCCGATCGCCAACGCCAAGCTCGACGACGTCTCCGACCTCCTCGGCGGCGCCCTCTTCCTCCCCCTGTTCAAGTGGATGCGCGACTACGGCCCCGTATACCGCCTCTCGGCGGGGCCCCGCAACTTCGTCGTCGTCAGCGACCCAGCCGTTGCCAAGCACGTGCTCAGGAACTACGGCAAGTACGCCAAGGGGCTCGTCTCCGAGGTCTCCGAGTTCTTGTTCGGCTCCGGATTCGCCATCGCCGAAGGCCCGCTTTGGACG GTGAGACGCAGAGCAGTTGCCCCATCTCTTCATAAGAAATATCTGTCTGTGATGGTTGATAGGGTTTTCTGCAAATGTGCCCAAAGATTAGTGGAAAAACTTGAGAAGTCTGCTGTGAATGGCGATGCAGTAAATATGGAAGAGAAATTTTCTCAGTTAACTTTAGATGTGATTGGTTTGTCTTTATTCAACTACAATTTTGACTCCCTTACATCGGATAGTCCAGTTATTGATGCAGTTTACACTGCACTGAAAGAGGCCGAAGCTCGTTCTACAGATATTTTACCATATTGGAAG ATTGACTTTCTTTGCAAGATTGTACCTAGGCAAATAAAAGCACAGAGAGCAGTAAGCATAATCAGGAAGGCTGTTGAAGAGCTTATTGTAAAGTGCAAAGAGATTGTAGAGTCAGAAAATGAACAGATTGAGGGAGAAGAATATGTAAATGAGACCGATCCTAGCATTCTTCGTTTTCTGCTAGCTAGCCGTGAAGAG GTTACTAGTGTGCAATTGCGAGATGATCTTTTGTCCATGTTGGTTGCTGGTCATGAAACAACTGGCTCTGTATTAACATGGACACTCTATCTTTTAAGTAAG AATCCAGCAGCTTTAACAAGAGTCCAAGAGGAGGTTGACAATGTGCTCCAAGATAGACTTCCTAGATATGAAGATGTCAAAGAGCTGAAGTACTTAATGCGCTGCATAAATGAATCAATGCGCCTTTACCCACATCCTCCA GTGTTAATAAGGCGAGCTCAGGTTGCTGATGTGCTTCCTGGAGACTATAAGGTCAATGCTGGTCAAGATATAATGATCTCTGTGTACAATATACACCGCTCACCTCAG GTCTGGGATAGAGCAGAAGAATTTGTTCCTGAAAGGTTTGACTTAGAAGGACCAGTTCCAAACGAGACCAACACAGATTTCAG ATTTATTCCTTTCAGTGGAGGACCTCGTAAATGTGTGGGGGACCAGTTTGCTTTGCTAGAAGCAATTGTAGCACTGGCAGTTTTCCTGCAGAATATGGATTTTGAACTGGTCGCTGATCAAAAGATCAACATGACAACTGGGGCTACAATTCATACCACTGAT GGCTTGTTTATGAGATTAAGTCCACGGAAAGTTCGGCATGGGCATGCTTTAGCATTCAG TGAATCAAGTTAA
- the LOC109714203 gene encoding carotene epsilon-monooxygenase, chloroplastic isoform X1: MASSTISSSLLSPPLLPPFPIPPSSRPRLRRLPTKTLTPIISSSHGGGGGGGGGGGGGGGGGSWVSPDWLTSLSRALSLSSDDSGIPIANAKLDDVSDLLGGALFLPLFKWMRDYGPVYRLSAGPRNFVVVSDPAVAKHVLRNYGKYAKGLVSEVSEFLFGSGFAIAEGPLWTVRRRAVAPSLHKKYLSVMVDRVFCKCAQRLVEKLEKSAVNGDAVNMEEKFSQLTLDVIGLSLFNYNFDSLTSDSPVIDAVYTALKEAEARSTDILPYWKIDFLCKIVPRQIKAQRAVSIIRKAVEELIVKCKEIVESENEQIEGEEYVNETDPSILRFLLASREEVTSVQLRDDLLSMLVAGHETTGSVLTWTLYLLSKNPAALTRVQEEVDNVLQDRLPRYEDVKELKYLMRCINESMRLYPHPPVLIRRAQVADVLPGDYKVNAGQDIMISVYNIHRSPQVWDRAEEFVPERFDLEGPVPNETNTDFRFIPFSGGPRKCVGDQFALLEAIVALAVFLQNMDFELVADQKINMTTGATIHTTDGLFMRLSPRKVRHGHALAFSERNNRISANF; the protein is encoded by the exons ATGGCGTCGTCCACCATTTCCTCCTCTTTGCTCTCgccccctctcctccctcccttCCCAATTCCGCCATCCTCTCGCCCTCGCCTCCGCCGACTCCCTACAAAAACCCTAACTCCGATCATCTCCTCCtcccacggcggcggcggcggaggaggaggaggaggaggtggaggtggaggtggaggttcGTGGGTGAGCCCCGATTGGCTCACCTCGCTGTCCCGCGCCCTCTCCCTGTCGAGCGACGACTCCGGCATTCCGATCGCCAACGCCAAGCTCGACGACGTCTCCGACCTCCTCGGCGGCGCCCTCTTCCTCCCCCTGTTCAAGTGGATGCGCGACTACGGCCCCGTATACCGCCTCTCGGCGGGGCCCCGCAACTTCGTCGTCGTCAGCGACCCAGCCGTTGCCAAGCACGTGCTCAGGAACTACGGCAAGTACGCCAAGGGGCTCGTCTCCGAGGTCTCCGAGTTCTTGTTCGGCTCCGGATTCGCCATCGCCGAAGGCCCGCTTTGGACG GTGAGACGCAGAGCAGTTGCCCCATCTCTTCATAAGAAATATCTGTCTGTGATGGTTGATAGGGTTTTCTGCAAATGTGCCCAAAGATTAGTGGAAAAACTTGAGAAGTCTGCTGTGAATGGCGATGCAGTAAATATGGAAGAGAAATTTTCTCAGTTAACTTTAGATGTGATTGGTTTGTCTTTATTCAACTACAATTTTGACTCCCTTACATCGGATAGTCCAGTTATTGATGCAGTTTACACTGCACTGAAAGAGGCCGAAGCTCGTTCTACAGATATTTTACCATATTGGAAG ATTGACTTTCTTTGCAAGATTGTACCTAGGCAAATAAAAGCACAGAGAGCAGTAAGCATAATCAGGAAGGCTGTTGAAGAGCTTATTGTAAAGTGCAAAGAGATTGTAGAGTCAGAAAATGAACAGATTGAGGGAGAAGAATATGTAAATGAGACCGATCCTAGCATTCTTCGTTTTCTGCTAGCTAGCCGTGAAGAG GTTACTAGTGTGCAATTGCGAGATGATCTTTTGTCCATGTTGGTTGCTGGTCATGAAACAACTGGCTCTGTATTAACATGGACACTCTATCTTTTAAGTAAG AATCCAGCAGCTTTAACAAGAGTCCAAGAGGAGGTTGACAATGTGCTCCAAGATAGACTTCCTAGATATGAAGATGTCAAAGAGCTGAAGTACTTAATGCGCTGCATAAATGAATCAATGCGCCTTTACCCACATCCTCCA GTGTTAATAAGGCGAGCTCAGGTTGCTGATGTGCTTCCTGGAGACTATAAGGTCAATGCTGGTCAAGATATAATGATCTCTGTGTACAATATACACCGCTCACCTCAG GTCTGGGATAGAGCAGAAGAATTTGTTCCTGAAAGGTTTGACTTAGAAGGACCAGTTCCAAACGAGACCAACACAGATTTCAG ATTTATTCCTTTCAGTGGAGGACCTCGTAAATGTGTGGGGGACCAGTTTGCTTTGCTAGAAGCAATTGTAGCACTGGCAGTTTTCCTGCAGAATATGGATTTTGAACTGGTCGCTGATCAAAAGATCAACATGACAACTGGGGCTACAATTCATACCACTGAT GGCTTGTTTATGAGATTAAGTCCACGGAAAGTTCGGCATGGGCATGCTTTAGCATTCAG TGAGCGGAATAATAGAATATCTGCCAATTTTTAA
- the LOC109714162 gene encoding uncharacterized protein LOC109714162 codes for MADFRQKQGAADREFRRGLEELVRGHIDGCMSSATAAAACSSGGGDEDEGGGGGGGGGGEQVARRRRRSDLEGDDIAETSAAARRQSRIMSRWVARQAEEMMITTMERRNRESELMALAGLHTVSMLDASFLRESRGASRSPVERPAAARASSVLQRWRELEGAESAGDRRRSPAPAPPERRAAEARRWAPRLPVEDDDDDDGGRGSSREQSPELGDVERERVRQILRGWTAETGTTDSSAASRNSAGGDSPRAEWLGETERERVRLVREWVQMVSQRDSPGSRSRREERELPAADHEEGQPENARRDLLRLRGRQARLDLIMRIVRDRQSELQGLSEHRAVSDFAHRQRIQSFLRGRFLRNGRPAEDERPPSMAARELGLLRQRHPVSGLREELRFRLENIIRGQASSHSEFSSMRNNDGSRNDQPQGHNTNVSRNDESHRTMASEELNENPILPQTNVQNTEVHPQTEVHTTVEIPNRSISNVDSVQRDSVSQEQNWREEEYGAGLHERGGTEEEPVMNWRENVDHEWAREIPEDEDGENSHFQEVNEDWHEDDTRESVTNWQEVILDPPTGEQSIPSRRISRFSLPDDDNVYGMELRELLSRRSVSNLLSSSFRESLDQLIQSYVQRQGRSPFGWDLEGTLPTPASLEEDQAENEGDNPNEAQQDPVSRPQLVLQPPPVPPPPPLRPSELHRSDWTRQSVHRTEIDWEIINDLRAEMARLQQGMSNLQRMLEACMDMQLELQRSVRQEVSAALNRSAGGQGMGAETSEDGSKWSHVRKGTCCVCCDGHIDSLLYRCGHMCACSKCANELVRGDGKCPLCRAPIVEVIRAYSIL; via the exons ATGGCGGATTTCCGTCAGAAGCAGGGCGCGGCCGATCGGGAGTTCCGGCGGGGACTCGAGGAGCTCGTCCGCGGCCACATCGACGGGTGCATGagctccgccaccgccgccgccgcatgcagctccggcggcggggacgaggacgagggcggcggcggcggcggaggaggaggaggagagcaggtggcgcggcggaggcggaggtcgGACCTGGAGGGGGACGACATCGCGGAgacgtcggcggcggcgcggcggcagtCGCGGATCATGAGCCGGTGGGTGGCGCGCCAGGCGGAGGAGATGATGATCACCACCATGGAGCGCCGCAACCGCGAGTCGGAGCTGATGGCGCTCGCGGGGCTCCACACCGTGTCCATGCTCGACGCCTCCTTCCTCCGCGAGTCCCGCGGCGCGTCCCGCTCCCCCGTCGAGCGccccgccgccgcgcgcgcCTCCTCAGTCCTCCAGCGCTGGCGCGAGCTCGAGGGCGCCGAATCCGCCGGGGATCGGAGGCGATCTCCCGCCCCCGCCCCGCCGGAGCGCCGCGCTGCCGAAGCCCGTCGCTGGGCCCCACGGCTTCCCgtcgaagacgacgacgacgacgacggcggtaGGGGGTCCAGCAGAGAGCAATCCCCCGAACTCGGCGAcgttgagagggagagagtgaggCAGATTCTTCGGGGTTGGACGGCGGAGACCGGAACCACGGACTCGTCGGCGGCGTCTCGCAACTCCGCCGGTGGCGATAGCCCGAGGGCGGAGTGGCTCGGCGAGACCGAACGAGAGAGGGTGAGGCTGGTGAGGGAGTGGGTTCAGATGGTGAGCCAGAGAGACTCCCCAGGGAGTAGGAgtaggagagaggagagggaatTGCCGGCCGCCGACCACGAGGAGGGTCAGCCGGAGAATGCGAGGAGAGACCTGCTGAGGCTGCGAGGAAGGCAAGCTCGGCTCGATCTCATCATGCGGATTGTTAGAGACAGGCAGAGTGAGCTTCAGGGATTGTCGGAGCATCGCGCCGTTTCAGATTTCGCTCACCGGCAGCGCATCCAG TCATTCCTTCGAGGTAGATTCTTGCGTAATGGAAGGCCTGCAGAGGATGAGAGACCACCATCCATGGCAGCTCGAGAATTAGGCCTGTTGAGACAGCGGCATCCTGTCTCTGGCTTGAG GGAAGAACTTCGCTTCAGACTTGAAAACATTATCCGTGGTCAAGCAAGTAGCCATTCAGAGTTTTCTAGTATGCGCAACAATGATGGCTCCAGAAATGACCAGCCACAGGGTCATAACACAAATGTCTCGAGAAATGATGAGTCTCACAGGACTATGGCATCAGAGGAATTAAATGAGAACCCCATCCTTCCTCAAACTAACGTTCAGAATACTGAGGTACATCCACAAACAGAGGTGCACACAACTGTTGAGATCCCAAACAGAAGCATATCAAATGTTGATAGTGTACAGCGAGATTCAGTTTCCCAAGAACAAAATTGGCGAGAGGAAGAGTATGGTGCAGGGCTTCATGAAAGAGGGGGGACTGAGGAAGAACCTGTTATGAACTGGCGGGAAAATGTGGACCATGAATGGGCACGTGAGATACCTGAAGATGAAGATGGAGAGAATAGCCATTTCCAAGAAGTGAACGAGGACTGGCATGAGGATGATACTCGAGAGTCTGTAACAAACTGGCAAGAAGTAATTTTAGATCCTCCAACAGGTGAACAGTCCATTCCGAGCAGAAGAATCAGCAGGTTTAGTCTTCCTGATGATGACAATGTCTATGGCATGGAGCTCAGGGAGCTACTAAGCAG GCGGAGCGTTTCAAATCTTCTTAGCAGTAGCTTCCGTGAAAGTTTGGACCAATTAATACAGTCCTATGTTCAAAGACAAGGCCGCTCTCCCTTCGGTTGGGATCTTGAAGGAACATTGCCAACTCCTGCTTCGCTTGAGGAAGATCAAGCTGAGAATGAAGGTGATAATCCAAACGAGGCTCAGCAGGATCCTGTTTCTCGACCTCAACTTGTGCTACAACCTCCTCCAGTTCCTCCTCCCCCACCTCTACGGCCCTCAGAATTACATCGTAGTGATTGGACTCGACAGAGCGTGCATCGAACAGAAATT GATTGGGAAATCATCAATGATCTAAGGGCTGAAATGGCCAGACTACAGCAGGGAATGAGTAATTTGCAACGGATGTTAGAAGCATGCATGGATATGCAACTAGAGTTACAACGCTCGGTCAGACAGGAAGTTTCAGCTGCTTTAAATCGATCTGCAGGAGGACAAG GAATGGGTGCAGAGACATCAGAGGATGGATCGAAATGGAGTCATGTGAGGAAAGGGACTTGCTGTGTCTGCTGTGATGGTCATATCGACTCCCTTCTTTACAG ATGTGGGCACATGTGTGCGTGTTCAAAGTGCGCAAATGAGTTGGTTCGTGGGGATGGCAAGTGTCCTTTGTGCCGCGCACCCATCGTTGAGGTAATCCGAGCATATTCCATACTGTAA